One window of Candidatus Mycobacterium wuenschmannii genomic DNA carries:
- a CDS encoding type I polyketide synthase: MTAPDRRAIITEALRKIDDLTARLEIAEKADLEPIAVVGMACRLPGGVDTPADYWQLLEEGRSGIVRVPADRWDADAYFSEDHTRPGTICNREGGFLTSWQPDQFDAEFFGISPREAVAMDPQQRLLLEVAWEALENAGVTPKSVRNSQTGIYVGLTTYDYALMAADGPANEMDPYIPFGSASNFAAGRLSYFLGVHGPAVVVDTACSSSLVAIHLACQSLRRRESDQALAAGTNLILTPHNSFACSRWGMLAPDGQCKTFDAAANGYTRSEGCGVVVLKRLSDAERDGDTVLALVRGSAVNQDGPSSGQTVPSGPAQQAVMRAALASARLQPSEIDYVEAHGTGTALGDPIELDALSAVFGERDDSAPLVLGSVKTNLGHLENSAGIAGFIKTVLSMNHGQIPPHLHFTELTPNAGAGASKFTIAADGMAWPDVARPRRAGVSSFGVSGTNAHVVIEQAPALEKVAAQPEPSVSTLVISGKTSARIAPIAGMLADWMSSVGADVPLSDIAHTVNNHRGRYRSFAAVAARSHEQAIAGLRALAAGEPATGVVEPMEKPHGSGTVFLYSGQGSQWAGMGKQLLADEPAFAAAVAELEPDFVAQVGFSLRDVLLSGEPVVGIDRIQPVLVGMQLALTALWRSYGVEPDAVIGHSMGEVTAAVVSGALSPADGLKVIATRSKLMKRLSGQGAMALVELDAAEAEKLVGQYPDVTVAVYAAPQQTVIAGPPEQIDAAIAAVDAQGLLARRVEVDVASHHPTVDPILADLKVALEDLKPQKPRIPLISTVGQSADTAAPAFDAEYWVVNLRNPVRFKQAVAKAAETHTTFVEISPHPLLTHGIGETLASVSSRDQFSVTAAMKRGDDETLSVHEQLATIGVTGEPAEGRRRIEIPASPWLHASYWQEKKPSGHRRSDGHPLLGSHVDLPSGREHVWQTDIGVATLPWLAAHTVHGQAVVPAAGFAEMALAAAVQALGDGVAVSKLTIERPLILDAQTRVSTQLSLNPDVNRVEIQARSAGGSWTRYAVADVITQTGPTGAAPGEGVEIALPEDVADHAEYRVHPVLLDAALQRLAAGIESEDANYQPVSVESIQLFAPVRGRARVHTELADERGRVVLTDDAGVVLAELTGIELKPVDLASVPLSLEQKIFDAAWVQSPAPQGGSVADGTWVVLAEKDSETADLAARATDALTSSTRRAISAPLGDEAALAEAFAKTADANPVGIVVLLANSPFDIEATDAALHRAQQLVVDITAAAHAAVDGWTGTSPRLWLVTRDGLSVHDDEPGDPAIGALKGLIRNWRFPGEAARVLAGEPDLGATLLDVGNANVIDTLTAELAAATGDDVVALREDGRFVERLVRATVDGGPHEAVVRDDGSYLITGGLGGLGTVVTRWLVDRGAGRIVLSGRSEPSDEQRAYLDGLGTEVVYVAGDIATAGVAERLVAAAEETGKPLRGLVHGAGVTGDGLVSALTQEGLERVWTPKVAGALRLNAATADKDMDWWVGFSSMATMLGLPGQLAYAAGNAWLDALMTWRRATGRPATAINWGQWSAVGMSSKLTYSVLDPITPDEGVEALQALVGGPLNRVGVGRLRLDRAVAATPEFRELAYFERIASEFEAGVEVIDQRPDAEEMAAAVAEAPDWSTLSTDERLSELQSRLQAILGRELRMSPSSINLDAPFPELGLDSMMAMTVLKETKKLVGLDVSANMLFNHPTIASLATYVAGLLAPPDTPEEDTAELAADSASSVLDELFDSVESASAGSESGIF, from the coding sequence ATGACAGCGCCAGACCGTCGGGCGATCATCACCGAGGCGCTCCGCAAGATCGATGACCTGACAGCCCGGCTCGAGATCGCCGAGAAGGCCGACCTCGAACCGATTGCCGTGGTGGGCATGGCCTGCCGGTTGCCGGGTGGTGTCGACACTCCCGCCGATTACTGGCAGCTGCTCGAGGAGGGGCGCAGCGGCATCGTCCGGGTTCCCGCGGATCGCTGGGACGCCGACGCCTATTTCTCCGAGGACCACACCCGCCCGGGCACCATCTGCAACCGGGAGGGCGGCTTCCTCACCTCATGGCAGCCCGACCAGTTCGACGCGGAGTTCTTCGGGATCTCGCCGCGCGAGGCGGTCGCGATGGACCCGCAGCAGCGGCTGCTGCTCGAAGTCGCCTGGGAGGCACTCGAAAACGCCGGTGTCACACCGAAATCCGTGCGCAACAGCCAGACCGGCATCTACGTCGGCTTGACCACCTACGACTATGCGCTGATGGCGGCCGACGGTCCGGCGAACGAGATGGACCCCTACATCCCGTTCGGCAGCGCCTCGAACTTCGCCGCGGGCCGGTTGTCCTACTTCCTCGGGGTGCACGGGCCTGCCGTGGTGGTCGACACCGCGTGCTCGTCGTCGCTCGTCGCGATCCATCTGGCCTGCCAGAGCCTGCGGCGCCGCGAGTCGGACCAGGCGCTCGCCGCCGGTACAAACCTGATTCTGACGCCGCACAACAGCTTTGCCTGTTCGCGGTGGGGGATGCTCGCTCCGGACGGTCAGTGCAAGACCTTCGACGCGGCCGCCAACGGCTACACCCGCAGCGAAGGCTGCGGCGTGGTCGTGCTCAAGCGACTCAGTGATGCTGAGCGCGACGGGGATACGGTGCTGGCCCTGGTGCGCGGTTCGGCCGTCAACCAGGACGGCCCGAGCAGCGGGCAGACGGTGCCCAGCGGTCCCGCCCAGCAGGCGGTCATGCGCGCGGCCCTGGCGTCGGCGCGGTTGCAGCCCTCCGAGATCGACTATGTCGAGGCGCACGGCACCGGCACGGCGCTGGGCGACCCGATCGAACTCGACGCGCTCAGTGCGGTTTTCGGTGAGCGCGACGATTCGGCGCCGCTGGTGCTCGGCTCGGTGAAGACGAACCTGGGCCACCTGGAGAACTCGGCCGGCATCGCCGGCTTCATCAAGACCGTGCTCAGCATGAACCACGGTCAGATTCCACCGCATCTGCATTTCACCGAACTCACCCCGAACGCCGGTGCGGGGGCGTCGAAATTCACCATCGCCGCCGACGGAATGGCGTGGCCCGATGTCGCTCGTCCGCGCCGCGCGGGCGTCTCGTCGTTCGGTGTCAGCGGCACCAACGCCCACGTGGTCATCGAGCAGGCGCCCGCCCTGGAAAAGGTTGCGGCGCAACCGGAGCCGAGTGTCAGCACGCTCGTCATCTCCGGCAAGACCTCCGCCCGTATCGCACCGATCGCCGGGATGCTCGCCGATTGGATGTCCAGCGTCGGCGCCGACGTGCCGCTGTCCGACATCGCGCACACCGTGAACAACCACCGAGGCCGCTACCGCAGCTTCGCCGCCGTCGCGGCGCGCAGCCACGAGCAGGCTATCGCCGGTCTGCGGGCGCTGGCCGCGGGTGAACCCGCCACCGGCGTCGTCGAACCGATGGAGAAGCCGCACGGTTCCGGCACGGTGTTCCTGTACTCGGGTCAGGGTTCGCAGTGGGCGGGCATGGGCAAGCAGTTGCTGGCCGACGAGCCGGCGTTTGCTGCGGCGGTTGCCGAGCTGGAGCCCGACTTCGTCGCACAGGTGGGCTTTTCGCTGCGGGATGTGTTGCTGTCTGGTGAGCCGGTGGTCGGCATCGACCGGATTCAGCCGGTGCTGGTCGGCATGCAGTTGGCGTTGACGGCGTTGTGGCGCTCCTACGGGGTCGAGCCGGATGCGGTGATCGGTCACTCGATGGGTGAGGTCACCGCGGCCGTCGTGTCCGGTGCGCTGAGCCCGGCCGACGGGCTGAAAGTCATTGCGACGCGGTCGAAGCTGATGAAGCGGTTGTCCGGCCAGGGCGCGATGGCACTCGTCGAACTCGACGCCGCGGAGGCCGAGAAGCTGGTCGGGCAGTATCCCGACGTGACCGTCGCGGTGTATGCCGCGCCGCAGCAGACCGTGATCGCGGGCCCGCCCGAGCAGATCGACGCCGCGATCGCCGCGGTCGACGCGCAAGGCCTGCTGGCCCGTCGCGTCGAGGTGGACGTCGCGTCGCACCACCCGACCGTCGACCCGATCCTGGCCGACCTCAAGGTCGCGCTGGAGGACCTCAAGCCGCAGAAGCCGCGAATCCCGTTGATCAGCACGGTGGGTCAGTCCGCTGACACGGCCGCACCGGCCTTTGACGCCGAGTACTGGGTGGTGAACCTGCGCAACCCGGTGCGGTTCAAGCAGGCCGTCGCGAAAGCTGCCGAAACGCACACCACGTTCGTCGAAATCAGCCCGCACCCGCTGCTCACGCACGGCATCGGCGAGACGCTGGCCTCGGTGTCGTCCCGCGACCAGTTCAGCGTCACCGCGGCGATGAAGCGTGGCGACGACGAAACCCTTTCCGTCCATGAGCAACTCGCGACGATCGGGGTGACCGGCGAGCCGGCCGAGGGCCGTCGTCGCATCGAGATCCCGGCCTCGCCGTGGCTGCACGCCAGCTACTGGCAGGAGAAGAAGCCATCCGGTCACCGGCGCAGCGACGGGCACCCGCTGCTGGGTTCACACGTCGACCTGCCGTCGGGCCGAGAGCATGTGTGGCAGACCGACATCGGCGTCGCCACGCTGCCGTGGTTGGCCGCCCACACGGTGCACGGCCAGGCCGTGGTTCCCGCCGCCGGTTTCGCCGAGATGGCGCTGGCCGCCGCGGTCCAGGCGCTCGGCGACGGCGTCGCGGTGAGCAAGTTGACCATCGAGCGGCCGCTGATCCTCGACGCGCAGACCCGGGTCAGCACCCAACTCTCGTTGAACCCCGACGTGAATCGCGTGGAGATCCAGGCCCGTTCGGCGGGCGGCAGCTGGACCCGGTACGCGGTGGCCGACGTGATCACCCAAACCGGACCGACCGGCGCGGCACCCGGGGAGGGTGTCGAGATCGCCCTGCCGGAGGACGTCGCCGACCACGCCGAGTACCGCGTTCACCCGGTGCTGCTCGACGCCGCGCTGCAGCGGCTCGCGGCCGGCATCGAGTCCGAGGACGCCAACTACCAACCGGTTTCGGTCGAGTCGATCCAGCTGTTCGCTCCGGTCCGCGGCCGGGCGCGGGTGCACACCGAGCTGGCCGACGAGCGCGGCCGTGTCGTGCTCACCGACGATGCCGGAGTCGTCCTCGCCGAACTGACCGGCATCGAACTCAAGCCCGTCGACCTGGCCAGCGTGCCGCTGTCGCTGGAGCAGAAGATCTTCGACGCCGCGTGGGTGCAGAGCCCGGCGCCGCAGGGCGGCTCCGTGGCCGACGGCACCTGGGTGGTGCTGGCCGAAAAAGATTCCGAGACAGCCGATCTCGCGGCACGGGCGACCGACGCGCTCACCTCGTCGACCCGCCGCGCGATCAGCGCCCCGCTGGGTGACGAGGCCGCGCTGGCCGAGGCGTTCGCCAAGACCGCCGACGCGAACCCGGTCGGCATCGTCGTGCTGCTCGCCAACTCGCCCTTCGACATCGAAGCCACCGACGCCGCCCTGCACCGGGCCCAGCAACTGGTCGTCGACATCACCGCGGCGGCGCACGCGGCCGTCGACGGCTGGACGGGCACCTCGCCGCGGCTGTGGCTGGTCACCCGCGACGGGCTGTCGGTGCACGACGACGAACCGGGCGACCCGGCGATCGGCGCCCTCAAGGGTCTGATCCGCAACTGGCGGTTCCCCGGCGAGGCGGCCCGCGTGCTGGCCGGCGAACCGGACCTCGGCGCCACCCTGCTCGACGTCGGCAATGCGAACGTCATCGACACACTGACCGCCGAACTCGCCGCCGCGACCGGTGACGACGTGGTGGCCCTGCGCGAAGACGGCCGGTTCGTCGAGCGCCTGGTTCGCGCCACCGTGGACGGCGGCCCGCACGAGGCGGTGGTCCGCGACGACGGCTCCTACCTCATCACCGGTGGTCTGGGTGGCCTGGGCACCGTCGTCACCCGCTGGCTCGTCGACCGGGGCGCGGGCCGCATCGTGCTCAGCGGCCGCAGCGAGCCGTCGGACGAGCAGCGCGCCTACCTGGACGGGCTCGGCACCGAGGTCGTCTACGTCGCCGGCGACATCGCCACCGCGGGCGTCGCGGAACGGCTGGTGGCCGCGGCCGAGGAGACCGGCAAGCCGCTGCGCGGCCTCGTGCACGGCGCCGGCGTCACCGGCGACGGCCTGGTGAGCGCCCTGACCCAGGAGGGCCTGGAACGCGTCTGGACGCCCAAGGTCGCCGGCGCGCTGCGGCTGAACGCCGCGACCGCCGACAAGGACATGGACTGGTGGGTCGGCTTCTCGTCGATGGCCACCATGCTCGGCCTGCCCGGCCAGCTGGCCTACGCCGCCGGCAACGCCTGGCTCGACGCGCTGATGACCTGGCGTCGCGCCACCGGCCGGCCGGCCACCGCGATCAACTGGGGACAGTGGTCCGCCGTCGGCATGAGCAGCAAGCTGACCTACAGCGTGCTCGACCCGATCACGCCCGACGAGGGCGTCGAGGCGCTGCAGGCCCTGGTCGGCGGCCCGCTCAACCGCGTCGGTGTCGGACGGCTGCGGCTCGACCGCGCGGTCGCGGCGACCCCGGAGTTCCGCGAACTCGCCTACTTCGAGCGGATCGCCTCCGAGTTCGAGGCAGGCGTCGAGGTCATCGACCAGCGGCCGGACGCCGAGGAGATGGCCGCCGCGGTGGCCGAGGCCCCGGACTGGTCGACGCTGTCCACCGACGAGCGGCTCAGTGAACTGCAGAGCCGGTTGCAGGCCATCCTGGGTCGCGAGCTGCGGATGTCGCCGTCGTCGATCAACCTCGACGCGCCGTTCCCGGAGCTGGGCCTGGACTCGATGATGGCCATGACGGTGCTCAAGGAGACCAAGAAACTGGTCGGCCTGGACGTGTCGGCGAACATGTTGTTCAACCACCCGACGATCGCCTCGCTGGCCACCTACGTCGCCGGCCTGCTTGCACCGCCGGACACGCCGGAGGAAGATACCGCCGAGCTAGCGGCCGACTCGGCGAGCAGCGTGTTGGATGAATTGTTTGACAGCGTGGAGTCGGCTTCGGCGGGCAGTGAGAGCGGTATTTTTTGA
- a CDS encoding type I polyketide synthase — protein sequence MTSSYDEEALRHWLADYLVTTVGCSPYDIDFDAPMSDLGLGSRDAVVLSGELTELLGRKVSPVEFWQHPTIADLARFLTGTEAFGAEDELEVNRGHLDEPIAIVGLGCRLPGGITGPEEYWQFLSEGGNAVTEVPAERWAPFDDGTPEVAAALAHTTRHGGYMDNLDDFDAEFFDISSREAVKMDPQQRMLLEVAWEALEHAGIPPSSLRRSQTGVFAGACYTDYGYVAGIDLTNVDAWTNSGGALSIIANRLSYFLDFRGPSVTVDTACSSSIVALHLACQSLRIGDSDVALAAGVNLMLAPSVVRAFDQTGALSPTGACHAFDADADGFIRGEGCGVVVLKRLGDAVRDGDRVLAVVRGSAVNQDGRSNGLLAPNPAAQMAVLRSAYANAGLQPHDVDYVEAHGTGTPLGDPIEARALGTVLGRGRAEDAPLLIGTAKTNLGHLEAAAGIAGLIKTVLSVYQGSIPPNLHFNNPNPHIPFDQLRLKVVAEQTDWPETGQPRRAGISSFGFGGTNAHAVIEQAPPAVPVIREADPVVTTLVLSGKSPERIAAQAASLAEWLQGAGAEVRLPDIAHTLSYHRERHAQFATVCVRDREQAAASLQALAEGRSADGVVGAHDGPCSPGTVFVFSGQGSHWAGMGKQLLADEPVFAEAIAELDPIFVEQVGFSLQDIIENSKPISGDAQVQPVLMGLQLALTELWRSYGVHPDAVIGHSMGEVTAAVVAGALSVVDGLRVIANRSKLMSRMAGQGAVALLKLDPEATEALIADYPEVSVAGYISPRETVIAGPVAPVDEVVAAVSAQNKFARRVNMEVASHTAFMDPILGELRTALADLTPEIPTIPFYSTVMEGFQSPMLDADYWVANVRQPARLSQAVAAAAEEHGTFIEISAHPILTNAVGDTVESGSHHHSVGTLWRDGDDTLRFHTNLNTVHTSHPPQTTHPVEPHPVLPTTPWHHSKYWVTTRPITPIRSVASGADSGSAAGSADGPIPAEWYLKLAWPARELAGAAAQTDATDASWLVVTDTGVGEEIGRVLGDEFAATVEPTSLLAEGADASAITDALAGVTHVLYAPQVSGGQFDFEDGYALFNAARRLSAAIAEMGVAPKLYLLTRNAQPVSDGDRAVASQAVLWGLGRTLALEHPEFWGRVIDLDESVPDSVAARYVVDEAQAADDEDQVVYRAGSRRVPRLQQAFPPSTLPAELSADSAYLVIGATGNIGPHLVQQLADSGAGTVVAVSRNPGSKLDDLAARLKPSGTTLVTAAADAADEAAMSAVFDRFGKDLPPLAGIYVAAFAGGPTELLQMTEEDVTAMFRPKLDVVSVLHRLSLSHKVDQFVLFSSISGLTGSRWLAHYTATTTFLDTFALARRAAGLPATAVNWGLWKSLSDGQSEEERQVTLASGLEPMADDVAIRALPLLTGPGAGSRPTVVAADWPLLAAAYRTRAALRIVDDLLNTDAAGAEGAAARSTEFRDALREADPTRRRGLLVDHVTAQVVGAMGLASAQLLDPTAGFFQSGMDSLMSVTLQRALSDSLGETLPASVVFDYPTVEALSEYLATLLPEVAEAAEDDSADDYDDFSDDELLKQLSERLG from the coding sequence ATGACGTCCTCGTATGACGAGGAAGCGCTACGGCACTGGCTGGCCGACTACCTGGTGACCACCGTGGGTTGCAGCCCCTACGACATCGACTTCGACGCCCCGATGAGCGATCTGGGACTGGGCTCACGGGACGCCGTGGTGCTCTCCGGCGAACTGACCGAGCTGCTCGGCCGCAAGGTCTCGCCGGTGGAGTTCTGGCAGCACCCGACGATCGCCGATCTGGCCCGGTTCCTCACCGGCACCGAGGCCTTCGGTGCTGAGGACGAGCTCGAGGTGAACCGCGGTCATCTGGACGAGCCGATCGCCATCGTCGGTCTGGGCTGCCGCCTCCCCGGCGGCATCACCGGGCCCGAGGAGTACTGGCAGTTCCTGTCCGAGGGCGGGAACGCGGTCACCGAGGTGCCCGCCGAGCGCTGGGCGCCGTTCGACGACGGCACGCCCGAGGTCGCGGCGGCGCTGGCGCACACCACCCGCCACGGCGGCTACATGGACAACCTCGACGACTTCGATGCCGAGTTCTTCGACATCTCCAGCCGTGAAGCCGTCAAGATGGATCCGCAGCAGCGCATGTTGCTCGAAGTCGCCTGGGAGGCACTGGAACACGCGGGCATCCCGCCGAGTTCGCTGCGCCGCTCGCAGACCGGTGTGTTCGCCGGCGCCTGCTACACCGACTACGGCTATGTCGCCGGCATCGACCTGACCAACGTCGACGCATGGACCAATTCCGGTGGTGCGCTGAGCATTATCGCCAACCGGCTGTCGTACTTCCTCGACTTCCGCGGGCCGTCGGTCACCGTCGACACCGCGTGCTCGTCGTCGATCGTCGCGCTGCACCTGGCCTGCCAGAGCCTGCGCATCGGCGACTCGGACGTCGCGCTGGCCGCCGGCGTCAACCTGATGCTGGCGCCCTCGGTGGTGCGCGCCTTCGACCAGACCGGCGCGCTGTCGCCCACCGGCGCCTGCCACGCGTTCGACGCCGACGCCGACGGCTTCATCCGCGGCGAGGGCTGCGGCGTCGTGGTGCTCAAGCGTCTCGGCGACGCGGTGCGCGACGGCGACCGGGTGCTCGCCGTGGTCCGCGGGTCGGCGGTCAACCAGGACGGCCGCTCGAACGGCCTGCTGGCCCCCAACCCCGCGGCCCAAATGGCCGTGCTGCGTTCGGCTTACGCGAATGCGGGCCTACAACCGCACGACGTCGACTACGTCGAGGCGCACGGCACCGGCACGCCGCTCGGCGACCCGATCGAGGCGCGCGCGCTGGGCACGGTGCTCGGTCGCGGCCGCGCCGAAGACGCGCCGCTGCTGATCGGTACCGCCAAGACCAACCTCGGCCACCTCGAGGCCGCCGCCGGCATCGCCGGTCTGATCAAGACCGTGCTGTCGGTTTACCAGGGCAGCATCCCGCCGAACCTGCACTTCAACAACCCGAACCCGCACATCCCATTCGACCAGTTGCGGCTGAAAGTCGTTGCCGAGCAGACGGATTGGCCGGAGACCGGCCAGCCACGCCGTGCCGGTATCTCGTCGTTCGGATTCGGTGGCACCAACGCGCACGCGGTGATCGAGCAGGCCCCGCCCGCCGTCCCGGTGATCCGGGAGGCCGACCCGGTCGTGACGACGCTGGTGCTGTCGGGCAAGTCGCCGGAACGGATCGCCGCCCAGGCCGCCTCCTTGGCCGAGTGGTTGCAGGGCGCCGGCGCCGAGGTGCGCCTGCCCGATATCGCCCACACCCTGAGCTACCACCGCGAGCGGCACGCCCAGTTCGCCACCGTGTGTGTCCGCGACCGCGAGCAGGCGGCGGCGAGCCTGCAGGCGCTGGCCGAGGGCCGCAGCGCCGACGGCGTCGTCGGTGCGCACGACGGACCCTGCAGTCCCGGAACGGTGTTCGTGTTCTCCGGGCAGGGGTCGCACTGGGCCGGCATGGGCAAGCAGTTGCTGGCCGACGAGCCGGTGTTCGCCGAGGCGATCGCCGAGCTCGATCCGATTTTCGTTGAGCAGGTTGGCTTTTCGCTGCAGGACATCATCGAGAACAGCAAGCCGATCAGCGGTGACGCGCAGGTGCAGCCGGTGTTGATGGGTCTGCAGTTGGCGCTCACCGAGCTGTGGCGCTCCTACGGCGTGCACCCCGACGCGGTGATCGGCCACTCGATGGGCGAGGTCACCGCGGCCGTCGTGGCCGGCGCGCTCAGCGTGGTCGACGGCCTGAGGGTGATCGCGAATCGCTCGAAGCTGATGTCGAGGATGGCCGGTCAGGGCGCGGTGGCGCTGCTCAAGCTCGACCCCGAGGCTACCGAGGCGTTGATCGCCGACTACCCGGAAGTCAGTGTGGCGGGCTACATCTCGCCGCGTGAGACGGTGATCGCCGGGCCGGTGGCCCCGGTCGACGAGGTCGTCGCCGCGGTCAGTGCGCAGAACAAGTTCGCCCGCCGGGTCAACATGGAGGTGGCCTCGCACACCGCGTTCATGGATCCGATCCTCGGCGAATTGCGCACGGCGCTGGCCGATCTGACGCCCGAGATCCCGACCATCCCGTTCTACTCGACGGTGATGGAGGGCTTCCAGTCGCCGATGCTGGACGCCGACTACTGGGTGGCGAACGTGCGTCAGCCCGCGCGGCTGAGCCAGGCCGTCGCCGCCGCCGCGGAGGAGCACGGCACCTTCATCGAGATCAGCGCGCACCCGATCCTGACCAATGCGGTGGGCGACACCGTCGAGTCCGGCAGCCACCACCACAGCGTCGGCACGCTGTGGCGCGACGGCGACGACACGCTGCGGTTCCACACCAACCTCAACACCGTGCACACCAGCCACCCGCCGCAGACCACCCACCCGGTCGAGCCGCACCCGGTGCTGCCGACCACGCCGTGGCACCACAGCAAGTATTGGGTGACCACACGGCCGATCACACCGATCAGAAGCGTTGCGAGCGGCGCTGATTCGGGCTCGGCAGCCGGATCTGCCGACGGGCCGATCCCCGCGGAGTGGTACCTGAAGCTGGCCTGGCCGGCCCGCGAACTGGCCGGCGCGGCCGCTCAGACCGACGCCACCGATGCCTCGTGGCTGGTCGTCACCGACACCGGTGTGGGCGAGGAGATCGGCCGGGTGCTCGGCGACGAGTTCGCCGCGACCGTCGAGCCGACCTCGCTGCTGGCCGAGGGCGCCGACGCATCGGCGATCACCGACGCGCTGGCCGGGGTCACCCACGTGCTGTACGCGCCGCAGGTCTCCGGCGGCCAGTTCGACTTCGAGGACGGCTATGCGCTGTTCAACGCCGCGCGCCGGCTCAGCGCGGCGATCGCCGAAATGGGCGTCGCGCCAAAGCTTTACCTGCTGACCCGCAACGCGCAGCCGGTGAGCGACGGCGACCGCGCCGTCGCGTCGCAGGCCGTGCTGTGGGGCCTGGGCCGCACGCTGGCGCTGGAGCACCCGGAGTTCTGGGGCCGCGTCATCGACCTCGACGAGTCGGTGCCGGACAGTGTGGCCGCCCGGTACGTGGTCGACGAGGCGCAGGCCGCCGACGACGAGGACCAGGTGGTCTACCGCGCCGGCTCGCGCCGGGTTCCGCGTCTGCAGCAGGCCTTCCCGCCGTCGACGCTGCCGGCCGAATTGTCGGCCGACAGCGCCTATCTCGTGATCGGCGCAACCGGAAACATCGGTCCGCACCTGGTCCAGCAACTGGCCGACTCGGGCGCGGGCACCGTGGTCGCGGTGTCCCGCAACCCCGGTTCGAAGCTCGACGACCTCGCGGCGCGGCTGAAGCCGTCGGGCACCACGCTGGTGACCGCCGCCGCCGATGCCGCCGACGAGGCCGCGATGAGCGCCGTATTCGACCGCTTCGGCAAGGATTTGCCGCCACTGGCCGGCATCTACGTGGCGGCTTTCGCCGGCGGCCCGACCGAGTTGCTGCAGATGACCGAAGAAGACGTCACCGCGATGTTCCGGCCCAAGCTGGACGTGGTGTCGGTGCTGCACCGACTGTCGTTGTCGCACAAGGTCGATCAGTTCGTGCTGTTCTCGTCGATCTCCGGCCTGACCGGGTCGCGCTGGCTGGCGCACTACACCGCGACGACGACGTTCCTGGACACCTTCGCGCTGGCCCGCCGGGCCGCCGGGCTACCGGCCACCGCGGTCAACTGGGGTCTGTGGAAGTCGTTGTCCGACGGGCAATCCGAGGAGGAGCGTCAGGTCACCTTGGCCTCCGGCCTGGAGCCGATGGCCGACGACGTCGCGATCAGGGCGCTGCCGCTGCTCACGGGACCGGGCGCCGGGTCGCGGCCGACCGTCGTCGCCGCGGACTGGCCGCTGCTCGCCGCGGCATACCGGACCCGGGCCGCGTTGCGCATCGTCGACGACCTGCTGAACACCGACGCGGCCGGCGCCGAGGGTGCCGCCGCCCGCAGCACCGAGTTCCGGGATGCGTTGCGCGAGGCCGACCCGACGCGGCGCCGCGGCCTGCTGGTCGATCACGTCACCGCGCAGGTGGTCGGGGCGATGGGCCTCGCCTCGGCGCAGTTGCTGGACCCCACCGCGGGCTTCTTCCAGTCCGGCATGGACTCGCTGATGAGCGTGACGCTGCAGCGGGCGCTGTCGGACAGCCTGGGCGAGACCCTGCCCGCGTCGGTGGTGTTCGACTATCCGACCGTCGAGGCGCTCTCGGAGTACCTCGCCACGCTGCTGCCGGAGGTGGCCGAGGCCGCCGAGGACGACAGCGCCGACGACTACGACGACTTCAGCGACGACGAGCTTCTGAAACAGCTGTCGGAAAGGCTTGGTTAG